From Chryseobacterium gallinarum, one genomic window encodes:
- a CDS encoding Crp/Fnr family transcriptional regulator, whose product MEELFNYIRKFGILNEQDELLIAKGIQEIKIRKGTPFVEAGKVSQRIAFVKEGVFRSLYYNKQGDDFTRYFIYEGRFIGDFQGFTDQLPAHEYIEAITDSVLLVIDLDYFKVLEREIAIWPVLFARIHGFVAENKLKVASIMLNQDAKSRYIHFLNHYPGLANRVPQSMLASYLGVTPSSLSRIRRNIV is encoded by the coding sequence ATGGAAGAACTTTTTAATTACATCAGAAAATTTGGTATTCTCAATGAGCAGGATGAGCTTTTGATTGCTAAAGGAATTCAGGAAATAAAGATACGGAAAGGAACACCTTTTGTAGAAGCCGGGAAAGTGAGCCAAAGAATTGCTTTTGTGAAAGAAGGGGTATTCCGGTCCCTGTATTATAATAAACAAGGGGATGATTTTACCCGGTATTTTATTTATGAAGGGAGATTTATCGGAGATTTTCAGGGATTTACGGATCAGCTTCCTGCTCATGAATATATTGAAGCAATTACGGATTCGGTCTTGCTCGTGATAGATCTTGATTACTTTAAAGTGCTGGAAAGAGAGATCGCCATATGGCCGGTACTGTTTGCCAGGATTCATGGTTTTGTAGCAGAAAATAAACTTAAGGTGGCCAGTATTATGCTGAATCAGGATGCCAAATCCCGTTATATCCATTTTTTAAACCATTATCCGGGGCTCGCCAACAGGGTACCACAGTCAATGCTGGCATCTTACCTTGGGGTTACTCCTTCATCATTAAGCAGGATCAGGAGAAATATTGTATAG
- a CDS encoding DNA polymerase ligase N-terminal domain-containing protein, protein MALKDYHKKRKFDETSEPKGKTKKSKNKLIFVIQRHAATRLHYDFRLEMEGVLKSWAVPKGPSLDPKDKRLAMMVEDHPYDYKDFEGNIPEGNYGAGQVEVWDSGTYEPIEVNANSSDEKELLKELHEGSLKFILHGKKLKGEFALVKMKNSEENAWLLIKHKDEYAESPYDAEENTSPKSKVTQFLEEKKSLKKSEKKKS, encoded by the coding sequence ATGGCTCTTAAAGATTATCATAAAAAACGGAAGTTCGATGAAACAAGCGAACCTAAGGGGAAAACAAAAAAAAGTAAGAATAAGCTGATTTTTGTAATCCAGAGGCACGCAGCGACAAGACTCCATTATGATTTCCGATTGGAAATGGAAGGAGTATTAAAAAGCTGGGCTGTGCCTAAAGGCCCGTCGTTGGATCCCAAAGATAAAAGATTGGCGATGATGGTAGAAGATCATCCGTATGATTATAAAGATTTTGAAGGGAATATACCTGAAGGCAACTACGGAGCCGGACAGGTAGAAGTCTGGGACAGCGGAACCTATGAGCCCATTGAAGTAAATGCCAATAGCTCTGATGAAAAAGAGTTGCTGAAAGAATTACATGAAGGCTCCCTAAAATTTATTTTACATGGTAAAAAGCTGAAAGGAGAATTTGCTTTGGTTAAAATGAAAAACTCTGAAGAGAACGCCTGGCTTCTGATAAAACATAAGGATGAATATGCAGAAAGCCCGTATGATGCTGAAGAAAACACCTCTCCGAAATCAAAGGTGACTCAATTTTTAGAGGAAAAAAAAAGCCTGAAAAAAAGCGAAAAAAAGAAGTCGTAG
- the ligD gene encoding DNA ligase D has translation MLAKLTEKAFDDKDWIFEIKWDGYRAIADLRHDQPLFYSRNGISFLSKFDMVSRDFIHQKHQMILDGEVVLYDDQGKPNFQLLQQIQDNPNPALVYQVFDLLWLNGHSTENLPLIQRKELLKEALVETDTIKYCDHIPEKGIYFFEQMKKMKLEGMIAKRADSLYIENHRTSDWLKIKFSSTEDVIICGFTAPRGLRESFGALILGKYIDGKLTYCGHTGTGFNNTSLKQLYERLRKLVIKTSPFEIIPKTNMPVTWTKPELVCEIKYSEITKDGIFRHPVFVAVREDKSPEEITDSPINEKPNEMKAKAPSKKTKVSEKEKEITLNKHIVKLTNQDKIYFPEDGITKGDVIEYYQSVASYILPYLKNRPLSLNRFPNGIEEQSFYQKDAGENIPDWIQTTQVYSESNDKYIDYIYCNDKATLAYLNNLGCIDLNPWNSSLPDLEHPDYLVLDLDPSKKNTFDDVIETALQINEVLNSITIKGYCKTSGSTGIHIYIPMGGKYDFDQVKDFAHILMKQVNEKLPKITTLERSLQKRDQKKIYLDYLQNRTGQTLASAYSLRPKQGASVSMPLDWDELKLGVKPTDFNIHNALDRIKDKGDLFKPVLGKGIDMMKALELLQNIE, from the coding sequence ATGCTTGCTAAACTTACTGAGAAAGCATTCGATGATAAAGACTGGATCTTTGAAATAAAATGGGATGGCTACAGGGCCATTGCTGACCTGAGGCATGATCAGCCTCTCTTCTATTCCCGGAATGGAATTTCATTCTTATCGAAGTTCGACATGGTAAGCCGGGATTTTATCCATCAGAAACACCAGATGATCCTGGATGGAGAAGTGGTCTTGTATGATGATCAGGGGAAACCTAACTTCCAGCTTTTACAACAAATACAGGATAATCCCAACCCCGCCCTCGTTTACCAGGTTTTCGACCTGCTATGGCTGAATGGACATTCTACGGAAAACCTTCCCCTTATTCAGCGGAAGGAACTTTTAAAAGAAGCTCTTGTTGAAACCGATACTATTAAATATTGTGATCATATTCCGGAAAAGGGGATTTATTTTTTTGAACAGATGAAAAAAATGAAACTTGAAGGAATGATCGCCAAACGGGCTGACAGCCTATATATCGAAAATCACAGGACAAGCGACTGGCTTAAAATCAAATTTTCCAGCACAGAAGACGTTATTATCTGCGGCTTTACAGCTCCCAGAGGCTTGCGGGAAAGTTTCGGAGCTCTTATCCTCGGAAAATACATTGATGGAAAACTGACGTATTGCGGCCATACGGGAACGGGTTTTAATAATACTTCTTTAAAACAGCTTTACGAAAGACTCCGGAAGCTGGTCATCAAAACGTCTCCGTTTGAAATAATTCCTAAAACCAATATGCCGGTAACCTGGACAAAACCGGAACTGGTATGTGAAATCAAATATTCCGAAATTACCAAAGACGGTATCTTCAGACATCCCGTTTTTGTAGCCGTCCGTGAAGACAAATCTCCTGAGGAAATTACAGATTCACCCATCAACGAAAAACCAAACGAAATGAAAGCTAAAGCACCTTCAAAAAAAACGAAAGTCTCAGAAAAAGAAAAAGAAATCACCCTGAATAAACATATTGTGAAACTGACCAATCAGGATAAAATCTATTTTCCGGAAGATGGCATTACTAAAGGGGACGTCATAGAATATTATCAATCTGTAGCCTCCTATATTTTACCTTATCTGAAAAACAGACCTCTTTCTCTCAACCGTTTTCCCAATGGTATTGAAGAACAAAGCTTTTATCAGAAAGATGCCGGAGAAAATATTCCCGACTGGATCCAGACAACACAGGTGTATTCGGAATCCAATGATAAGTATATTGATTATATTTACTGTAATGACAAAGCAACATTGGCTTATCTGAACAACTTGGGCTGTATTGATCTTAATCCCTGGAACAGTTCATTACCCGATCTGGAGCATCCCGATTATCTGGTGCTGGATCTTGACCCTTCCAAAAAGAATACTTTTGATGATGTGATCGAAACGGCTCTTCAGATCAATGAAGTTTTAAATTCCATTACAATAAAAGGCTATTGCAAAACTTCAGGAAGCACCGGAATCCATATTTATATTCCGATGGGAGGAAAATATGATTTTGACCAGGTAAAAGATTTTGCACATATTCTGATGAAACAGGTCAACGAAAAACTTCCTAAAATCACCACCTTGGAAAGAAGTCTGCAAAAAAGAGATCAGAAGAAAATTTATCTTGATTATCTTCAGAACAGAACCGGACAAACCCTGGCCAGCGCTTACAGTTTGCGACCAAAGCAAGGGGCATCCGTATCAATGCCTCTGGACTGGGATGAGCTTAAGCTAGGGGTAAAGCCCACAGATTTTAATATTCATAATGCACTGGACAGGATCAAAGATAAAGGTGATCTTTTTAAACCGGTACTGGGCAAAGGAATTGATATGATGAAGGCACTGGAATTATTACAGAATATAGAATAA
- the ku gene encoding non-homologous end joining protein Ku: MKAIWNGAIGFGLVNIPVKIYSATETTKLDLDMLDKSDFSNIRFKRVNENTGKEVKWENIVKGYLMDDKYIVLDEEDYEAASPEKTKILSIDQFVKEDEVDSVYFETPYYLEPQKNGESAYRLLLKALEETAMVGIGTFVLRDTEAIGMIRPYNDEILVLNRLRFDQEIRDYADLKIPARKAPKPAELKMAVSLIQQLSQEFDPTMYKDTYSDELLKIIKQKAKGKNVKARKTETAKEGKVIDLMAQLKASLNHSKSKSAS; encoded by the coding sequence ATGAAAGCAATTTGGAACGGCGCTATTGGCTTCGGTTTAGTAAACATTCCCGTAAAAATTTATTCTGCTACAGAAACTACTAAATTGGATCTTGACATGCTCGATAAATCCGATTTTTCCAACATCAGGTTTAAAAGAGTCAATGAAAATACGGGAAAAGAAGTAAAATGGGAAAATATCGTTAAAGGTTATCTCATGGATGATAAATATATCGTTCTTGATGAAGAAGACTACGAAGCAGCAAGCCCTGAAAAAACAAAAATACTCTCTATTGATCAATTTGTAAAGGAAGATGAGGTAGATAGTGTATATTTTGAGACTCCTTATTATCTGGAACCCCAGAAAAATGGTGAAAGTGCCTACAGGCTTTTATTAAAAGCCCTCGAAGAAACCGCAATGGTAGGTATTGGTACTTTTGTTCTTCGTGATACTGAAGCTATCGGAATGATACGTCCTTATAACGATGAAATACTGGTTTTGAACCGTTTGAGATTTGATCAGGAAATCCGGGATTATGCAGATTTAAAAATTCCTGCCCGTAAAGCTCCTAAACCTGCAGAATTGAAAATGGCCGTGAGTCTTATACAACAGCTGTCCCAGGAGTTTGATCCTACTATGTACAAAGATACTTATTCTGACGAACTTCTTAAGATCATCAAACAGAAAGCAAAAGGCAAAAATGTTAAAGCCAGAAAGACTGAAACAGCAAAAGAAGGTAAGGTAATAGATCTTATGGCTCAATTAAAAGCAAGTCTCAATCATTCCAAATCTAAATCCGCATCGTAA
- a CDS encoding SDR family NAD(P)-dependent oxidoreductase, with amino-acid sequence MNQNTNKTVLILGANSDVAKQCIRQYIQKGFSVIAASRNTKSLKDFVAASHLDPSKITVLYFDAADFDSHQSFYNQLPAKPHIVVYAAGFLVDNQEALTDFKGAKQMMEVNYMGGVSILNIIAMDQSNKNLERIIGLSSLSGVRGRKSNFVYGSTKAAFTQYLAGLRQELAFRRITVNALVIGYIRTKINEGLQLNESLIMEPDYVAKFIVNAGNSFTIVPNFKWKIIYFILKILPESLVAKLP; translated from the coding sequence ATGAATCAAAACACAAACAAAACTGTTCTTATTCTGGGAGCTAATTCAGATGTAGCAAAACAATGTATCAGGCAGTACATTCAAAAAGGATTTTCGGTGATAGCTGCTTCAAGAAATACAAAATCTCTGAAAGATTTTGTGGCAGCCAGTCATTTAGATCCGTCAAAGATCACCGTTTTGTATTTTGATGCAGCAGATTTTGATTCTCATCAGTCATTTTATAACCAGCTTCCTGCAAAACCTCACATCGTGGTATATGCTGCCGGTTTTCTCGTAGATAACCAGGAGGCGTTAACTGATTTTAAAGGGGCAAAGCAAATGATGGAGGTTAATTACATGGGAGGAGTCTCTATTCTGAATATTATTGCAATGGATCAGAGTAATAAAAACCTGGAGCGGATTATCGGGCTTTCCTCATTGTCCGGGGTCAGAGGAAGGAAAAGCAATTTTGTTTATGGAAGCACAAAAGCTGCATTTACCCAATATCTGGCTGGATTAAGGCAAGAGCTTGCTTTCAGAAGAATAACCGTCAATGCATTGGTTATCGGCTATATCAGAACAAAGATTAACGAAGGATTACAGCTCAATGAATCCCTGATCATGGAACCGGATTATGTAGCCAAATTTATTGTCAATGCCGGAAATTCTTTTACCATTGTTCCTAATTTTAAATGGAAAATTATTTATTTTATCCTGAAAATACTTCCGGAAAGTTTAGTGGCAAAGCTTCCTTAA
- a CDS encoding mechanosensitive ion channel family protein, with protein sequence MDDLELSKIQQHWDTLISSAISWAPRIITAVISALLIYVIGSWLIRMIKKLAEKGFKKRNMEASLQLFLLNIINWGLNILLFIVVVTQLGVQTSAFVAMIGAAGLAVGLALQGSLTNFAGGILILLLKPFKIGDFISTNSGVSGTVQSIDIFHTRLVTPQNHLIVIPNGVVSNNSITNFTQLGTRRTSLDIGVAYDADLKQTKEILMNVIKNNQYALAIPAPQVVVTELGDSAVNLSVRVSTTSENFWSMNEELIIDCKEALDKAGIGIPFPQRDVHIYNK encoded by the coding sequence ATGGATGATTTAGAATTGAGCAAGATTCAGCAACATTGGGACACGTTAATATCTTCAGCTATTTCCTGGGCACCGAGGATTATTACGGCAGTAATTTCTGCCTTATTGATTTATGTGATCGGATCATGGCTGATCAGGATGATCAAGAAGCTTGCTGAAAAAGGCTTTAAAAAACGTAATATGGAAGCTTCATTACAGCTTTTCCTTTTGAATATTATCAATTGGGGGCTTAATATTTTGCTTTTTATCGTAGTTGTTACTCAATTAGGTGTACAGACTTCTGCATTTGTAGCAATGATTGGTGCTGCGGGATTGGCAGTAGGCTTGGCACTTCAGGGATCCCTGACCAATTTTGCAGGAGGAATCCTTATCTTATTATTAAAACCATTTAAAATAGGAGACTTTATTTCTACCAATTCCGGAGTATCAGGGACTGTACAATCCATTGATATTTTTCATACAAGATTGGTGACTCCTCAAAACCACTTGATCGTTATTCCCAACGGTGTTGTTTCCAATAACAGCATTACGAATTTTACGCAGCTGGGAACCCGGAGGACTTCTCTGGATATCGGAGTTGCCTATGATGCTGATCTTAAGCAGACCAAGGAAATTCTGATGAATGTTATAAAAAATAATCAATATGCATTAGCAATACCTGCTCCACAGGTAGTGGTAACTGAGCTTGGAGACAGTGCCGTAAATTTATCAGTAAGAGTAAGTACCACTTCTGAAAATTTCTGGTCCATGAACGAAGAACTTATCATAGATTGTAAAGAAGCTCTTGATAAAGCCGGAATTGGTATTCCCTTTCCCCAAAGAGATGTTCATATTTATAATAAGTAA